The following proteins are encoded in a genomic region of Toxotes jaculatrix isolate fToxJac2 chromosome 3, fToxJac2.pri, whole genome shotgun sequence:
- the mybl2b gene encoding v-myb avian myeloblastosis viral oncogene homolog-like 2b, which yields MSWWPRGDDGEEAMHQDTDSDVAEQRDGGKVKVKWTQEEDEKLRALVQKLGPNDWKYIASHIPNHSEHQCQHRWFKVLDPELVKGPWTKEEDEKVIELVNRYGNKQWATVAKHLKGRLGKQCRERWHNHLNPSVKKSSWTAEEDLIIYKAHRLLGNRWAEIAKLLPGRTDNAVKNHWNSTIKRKLEMGFYAGEVFKPDELEELLARVNKDVQMPSCSQDGADKDSEQRTHPSLQEMPGSASVKASPSKAGPSKAALSPKDSLSPKTEADTSGEMNCSSWVVDSSGFLSPTGPGLKEVLDMVDGDLDGWCNLAAFDLPEDSPSPERHQFRLEGSALQELSKGSKGELIPISPGGVTPPSILNRRSRRRIALSPDASNSMTPKSTPVKILPFSPSQFLNMWTKQDTHDLENPSLTSTPVCSQKAIVTTPLQRDKTPLTQKENSAFVTPNHKSDLCTTPRTPTPFKNAMEKYGPLQPLPQTPNLEDDINEVILRDAGIDLVVVRSTPPEQRRKTMHRPPMKKVRKSLALDVIDCQTMPTSKRKAAKTEAKHSIKEEPVMVSLNSSSFCSKQHENILDQGFLLGPSDSAIFPSTVPPVPMSKEWETVVCGQTKDQLIMTEKARRYLRSLKSHAPNRALILS from the exons atgtCCTGGTGGCCGCGCGG tgatgatggagaggaggcCATGCATCAAGACACTGACTCTGATGTGGCAGAGCAGAGGGACGGTGGGAAAGTGAAGGTGAAATGGACACAAGAGGAG GATGAGAAGCTCAGGGCTCTGGTTCAAAAACTGGGACCAAATGATTGGAAATATATTGCCAGCCACATACCA aATCACTCTGAACACCAGTGTCAGCACCGTTGGTTTAAGGTCTTGGATCCAGAATTGGTGAAGGGTCcctggaccaaagaggaggatgagaag GTTATTGAGCTTGTAAATCGCTACGGCAACAAACAGTGGGCAACGGTAGCCAAGCATCTGAAAGGCAGACTGGGGAAGCAGTGCAGAGAGCGCTGGCACAACCACCTGAATCCCAGCGTTAAGAAGTCGTCATGGACAGCCGAGGAGGATCTCATCATCTACAAGGCTCACCGCCTGCTCGGGAACCGCTGGGCTGAGATTGCCAAGTTGCTCCCTGGAAG AACGGACAATGCAGTAAAGAATCACTGGAATTCGACCATCAAACGCAAGTTGGAGATGGGTTTCTATGCCGGGGAGGTCTTTAAGCCAGATGAACTCGAAGAGCTGTTGGCCCGTGTTAATAAAGATGTACAG ATGCCTAGTTGCTCTCAAGATGGTGCAGACAAGGACTCAGAGCAGAGAACACATCCTTCA TTGCAGGAAATGCCAGGCTCAGCGTCTGTTAAAGCCAGCCCCAGCAAAGCAGGGCCATCAAAGGCCGCCCTCTCCCCAAAGGACAGCTTAAGTCCTAAGACTGAAGCAGACACCTCAGGAGAAATGAACTGTTCCAGCTGGGTGGTGGACAGCTCTGGCTTTCTCTCCCCTACTGGCCCAGGACTGAAGGAAGTACTGGACATGGTGGACGGG GACCTGGATGGCTGGTGCAACCTAGCAGCCTTTGACCTGCCTGAGGACAGTCCGAGTCCAGAACGCCACCAGTTTCGTCTGGAAGGCAGTGCCTTGCAGGAGTTGAGCAAAGGCAGCAAGGGGGAACTCATCCCCATCTCTCCTGGAGGGGTCACACCGCCCTCCATTCTGAACCGCCGAAGCCGGAGACGCATCGCCTTATCTCCCGATGCCAGTAACTCCATGACTCCGAAGAGCACTCCTGTTAAGATTTTACCCTTTTCTCCATCTCAG TTCCTCAACATGTGGACCAAGCAGGACACTCATGACCTGGAGAACCCGTCCCTCACGTCcacacctgtgtgcagccagaAAGCCATTGTTACTACACCACTACAGCGAGACAAGACCCCCCTCACTCAGAAGGAAAACTCAGC aTTTGTTACGCCCAACCACAAGTCCGATCTCTGTACAACCCCTCGAACTCCAACACCGTTCAAAAACGCCATGGAGAAGTACGGCCCCCTACAGCCTCTG CCTCAGACTCCTAACCTCGAAGACGACATAAACGAGGTCATCCTGAGAGATGCTGGCATTGACTTGGTTGTTGTACGTTCGACTCCGCCAGAGCAAAGACGCAAAACAATG CATCGCCCTCCTATGAAGAAAGTACGGAAATCGTTGGCCCTAGATGTCATAGACTGCCAGACGATGCCTACATCAAAACGCAAAGCCGCCAAGACCGAAGCCAAACACAGCATCAAG GAAGAACCTGTGATGGTTTCTCTGAACTCCTCATCATTTTGCAGTAAGCAGCATGAAAATATTTTGGATCAGGGCTTCCTTTTGGGACCTAGTGACAGTGCCATATTTCCCAGCACGGTGCCCCCTGTTCCG aTGTCAAAAGAATGGGAGACGGTTGTTTGCGGACAAACTAAAGACCAGCTCATAATGACAGAGAAAGCCAGACGCTACCTTCGCTCACTAAAATCCCACGCACCCAACCGGGCTCTGATTCTGTCCTGA
- the rpn2 gene encoding dolichyl-diphosphooligosaccharide--protein glycosyltransferase subunit 2, which produces MDRSRLFELFLLSLALFRAQALTPAHHLSLPDVARLQNVLSQQFTDLESAYYSVVGLSKLGASVPDHKEVCQFLKSQLDPTSVDSIFFAAETSQAISGCEIPVSNETRDILLAAVSEDSTMTQIHRAVSALSSLGLPLASQEVVGALTARINKEDNVMAITLALQTAARLSQQAEFGGILEEIEDLTARLDDLGGIYLQFEEGLEATAMFVTAAYALSDHVDMEPPLKEDQVIQLVNSIFSKKSWDSLSEAFSVASAAAALSSNRFHVPVIVSAQGPATVSHSQPTLQLLVTDVMSQPLASANVLVESAYAVASKSIILSQAPFTLNDGVFELNFMSKQPASGYYQFTIAVAGDSRLVANHVELKVKVSTEVAVTNMDLSVVDKDQSIGTKTTRVDYPSKAKSSFTADSHQNFAMSFQLVDVNTGVELTPHQTFVRLHNQKTGQEVVFVAEPDSKNLYKFELDTAERKSEFDSISGTYSLYLIVGDATLENPILWNVADVVLKFVDEEAPATIQPKTLYVPKPEIQHLFREPEKKPPTVVSNTFTALILSPFLLLLILWFKLGANISNFSFSPSTILFHVGHAAMLGLMYVYWTHLNMFQTLKYLAIIGGVTFLAGNRMLAQKAVKRIEKK; this is translated from the exons ATGGACCGGTCTA GGCTGTTCGAGTTGTTCCTCCTCAGCCTGGCTCTCTTCAGAGCTCAGGCGCTCACACCGGCGCACCACCTCTCCCTGCCCGATGTGGCCCGACTGCAGAACGTCTTGAGCCAACAGTTCACCGACCTGGAGTCCGCGTACTACTCCGTTGTTGGCCTGAGCAAACTTGGAGCGTCTGTGCCCGATCACAAA GAGGTATGCCAGTTCCTCAAATCCCAGCTTGATCCCACTAGTGTTGACTCTATCTTCTTTGCTGCTGAGACCAGTCAGGCCATTTCAGGATGTGAG ATCCCTGTGTCCAATGAAACCCGTGACATCCTCCTGGCAGCAGTTAGCGAAGACTCGACCATGACGCAGATTCATCGAGCTGTGAGCGCTCTCAGCTCTCTGGGACTTCCTCTGGCGTCTCAGGAGGTTGTAGGTGCCCTGACTGCTCGCATCAACAAAGAGGACAACGTTATGGC TATCACCTTAGCTCTGCAAACAGCAGCTCGCCTCTCCCAGCAGGCAGAATTTGGAGGAATACTGGAGGAAATTGAG gatCTGACAGCTCGTTTGGATGATCTTGGTGGCATCTACCTCCAGTTTGAAGAGGGACTTGAAGCAACTGCCATGTTTGTGACTGCTGCTTATGCCCTGTCTGATCATGTGGACATGGAGCCCCCTCTCAAAGAG GACCAGGTCATCCAGCTGGTGAATTCCATCTTCAGCAAGAAGTCTTGGGACTCACTGTCTGAGGCCTTCAGTGTGGCAAGTGCCGCTGCTGCTCTCTCCAGTAACCGCTTCCACGTGCCGGTCATTGTCAGTGCTCAGGGCCCTGCCACAGTGTCCCACAGCCAGCCAACCCTGCAG CTCCTCGTTACTGATGTCATGTCTCAACCTCTGGCCTCAGCCAATGTGCTGGTGGAGTCTGCGTATGCTGTGGCCTCCAAGAGCATCATACTAAGCCAAGCACCCTTCACACTTAATGA TGGCGTCTTTGAACTGAACTTCATGTCCAAGCAGCCCGCCAGTGGATATTACCAGTTTACCATTGCAGTGGCTGGGGATAGCCGACTGGTTGCCAATCATGTTGAG CTTAAAGTAAAGGTGTCGACTGAGGTGGCTGTTACTAACATGGACCTCTCTGTGGTGGATAAGGACCAGAGCATCGGCACAAAGACCACCAG AGTGGACTATCCCTCCAAAGCCAAGAGCTCCTTCACTGCAGACAGCCACCAGAACTTTGCCATGTCCTTCCAGCTGGTTGATGTCAACACTGGAGTGGAGCTTACCCCTCACCAG ACTTTTGTCCGGCTGCACAATCAGAAAACTGGCCAAGaggttgtgtttgtggctgAACCCGACAGCAAGAATCTCTACAAGTTTGAGTTGGACACAGCAGAGCGGAAATCAGAGTTTGACTCCATCTCCGGGACCTATTCCCTCTACCTCATTGTTGGGGACGCAACCTTGGAGAATCCCATCTTGTGGAATGTG GCCGATGTTGTTCTGAAGTTTGTGGATGAAGAGGCTCCAGCTACCATTCAGCCCAAGACCCTTTATGTTCCCAAACCAGAGATCCAG CACTTATTCAGGGAGCCAGAGAAGAAGCCTCCCACTGTGGTCTCCAACACCTTCACTGCTCTCATCCTGTCTCCCTTCCTGCTCCTGCTCATCCTG TGGTTTAAGCTCGGAGCCAACATCTCCAACTTCAGCTTCTCTCCCAGCACCATTCTGTTCCATGTAGGACATGCAG CCATGCTGGGCCTGATGTACGTCTACTGGACCCACCTGAACATGTTCCAGACTCTCAAGTACCTGGCGATTATTGGCGGTGTAACCTTCCTCGCCGGGAACCGCATGCTGGCCCAGAAAGCAGTGAAGAG AATTGAGAAAAAATAA
- the ghrh gene encoding somatoliberin isoform X1 — MMEKAALLLFCCLVMSLSGSPLYPSIRFGQRDTSILMTSSINNQAENLEKLRDDTSPPGERAELRLGRHADAIFTNSYRKVLGQISARKFLQTIMGKRLGDESESYMKRQSDIYEGTYKEDLTSIQSNQRYRGVDGNAMGPRLLS, encoded by the exons ATGATGGAGaaagctgcactgctgctgttttgttgccTGGTCATGTCTTTATCAGGCTCCCCGCTCTACCCTTCCATTAG GTTCGGCCAGAGGGATACATCCATCTTGATGACATCTTCTATAAATAATCAAGCAGAGAATCTGGAGAAGCTGCGGGATGACACAAGTCCTCCCGGGGAGCGAGCAGAGTTACG CTTAGGACGTCACGCTGATGCCATCTTTACAAACAGTTACAGGAAAGTCCTGGGTCAGATCTCTGCCAGGAAGTTCCTTCAGACAATCATGGGCAAACGGCTGGG tgATGAAAGTGAGAGCTACATGAAGCGTCAGTCAGATATCTATGAAGGGACCTATAAAGAAGATCTCACATCTATCCAGAGCAATCAGAGATACAGAGGAGTGGATGGGAATGCCATGGGGCCCAG ACTGCTGAGCTGA
- the ghrh gene encoding somatoliberin isoform X2 gives MMEKAALLLFCCLVMSLSGSPLYPSIRFGQRDTSILMTSSINNQAENLEKLRDDTSPPGERAELRYRKVLGQISARKFLQTIMGKRLGDESESYMKRQSDIYEGTYKEDLTSIQSNQRYRGVDGNAMGPRLLS, from the exons ATGATGGAGaaagctgcactgctgctgttttgttgccTGGTCATGTCTTTATCAGGCTCCCCGCTCTACCCTTCCATTAG GTTCGGCCAGAGGGATACATCCATCTTGATGACATCTTCTATAAATAATCAAGCAGAGAATCTGGAGAAGCTGCGGGATGACACAAGTCCTCCCGGGGAGCGAGCAGAGTTACG TTACAGGAAAGTCCTGGGTCAGATCTCTGCCAGGAAGTTCCTTCAGACAATCATGGGCAAACGGCTGGG tgATGAAAGTGAGAGCTACATGAAGCGTCAGTCAGATATCTATGAAGGGACCTATAAAGAAGATCTCACATCTATCCAGAGCAATCAGAGATACAGAGGAGTGGATGGGAATGCCATGGGGCCCAG ACTGCTGAGCTGA